CTGTACCTACAAACCAAATGCATATTCTCGAAAACAATTTTCTATCCATTAAGGTTAATAGCAAGGGTGCAGAAATAAATAGTATCTATAATAAGCAAACTAAGTTGGAGTATTTATGGCAGGCTGGGGAAGCTTGGGCTAAACACGCTCCTATATTGTTTCCAATTGTTGGCAAGCTAAAAAATGATACTTATCAAATTAATGGTAAAAGTTATGAACTAACTCAACATGGCTTTGCCCGCGATTTGAATTTCGAATTAATCAAGCAAACCGAAAATGAGCTTATTTTTGGCTTGAACAGTTCGGATCAAACAATCAATAAATATCCGTTCAATTTTAACCTCGAAATAATTTATCGCTTAATCGAAAACATACTCGAAGTTGAAGTTAAGGTAACTAATACAGGTAATGAACAAATGTTTTTTTCAGTAGGTTTCCACCCGGCATTTAAAGTTCCAATAGAACCTCATTTACGCTATGATGATTATTATTTGGAGTTTAAGGAAAAAGAAAATATTGATCGATGGTCAATAGTAGGAGGGTTGATTGGTGAACCTTATAGTAAGGTTTTACAAAATGAAAATCATTTGCCTTTAAATTATTCTCTGTTTAATGAGGATGCCTTAGTGTTTAAATCACTAAAATCCTCAAAAATTACC
Above is a window of Solitalea lacus DNA encoding:
- a CDS encoding aldose 1-epimerase family protein, which encodes MTKSIQLDTVPTNQMHILENNFLSIKVNSKGAEINSIYNKQTKLEYLWQAGEAWAKHAPILFPIVGKLKNDTYQINGKSYELTQHGFARDLNFELIKQTENELIFGLNSSDQTINKYPFNFNLEIIYRLIENILEVEVKVTNTGNEQMFFSVGFHPAFKVPIEPHLRYDDYYLEFKEKENIDRWSIVGGLIGEPYSKVLQNENHLPLNYSLFNEDALVFKSLKSSKITLKSDKSVNGLAFFFNNFPFFGIWAKKNADFVCLEPWHGIADAVESNQQLKNKEGIRSLARNEEFSCGYQVATF